A window of Parambassis ranga chromosome 10, fParRan2.1, whole genome shotgun sequence contains these coding sequences:
- the cysltr1 gene encoding cysteinyl leukotriene receptor 1 isoform X1 gives MNLTQLHMWSQMEPVNQTEWNSTECPSIDDFRNQVYSTAYSLITVLGLVGNGLALVVLIKTYRQSSPFHVYMLNLAVSDILCVMTLPLRVLYYVNKGQWNQGDFLCRISSYALYVNLYCSIYFMAAMSITRFLAIVFPVKNLQLVTENRARIVCGGIWVFICISSSPFLMTGQHFDPLTNKTKCFEPPKGGAVQKLVTLNYLSLVLGFALPFLVILLCYAGIVRTLVSRNSSTRRQQDTGSKAIRMIVIVLLTFLISFMPYHVQRSVHLSFLSRKDTACSERVAMQKSVVVTLCLAAANSCFDPLLYFFSGEGFRSRLSSLRKSVSGNSARRTARLQPNRGSQSRENQQLKA, from the exons ATGAATTTGACG caGCTGCATATGTGGTCGCAAATGGAGCCAGTGAATCAGACAGAGTGGAACTCTACTGAGTGTCCGTCCATCGATGACTTCCGCAACCAGGTGTACTCCACAGCCTACTCCCTCATCACGGTGTTGGGCCTGGTGGGGAATGGCCTCGCCCTGGTGGTGCTCATTAAAACGTACCGCCAGAGCTCCCCCTTTCATGTCTACATGTTGAACTTGGCTGTGTCTGATATTCTGTGTGTTATGACACTGCCACTGAGAGTTCTCTACTATGTAAACAAGGGCCAGTGGAACCAGGGGGATTTCCTCTGTCGAATCAGCTCCTACGCCCTTTATGTAAACCTCTACTGCAGTATCTACTTCATGGCTGCCATGTCCATCACACGCTTCTTGGCCATTGTGTTCCCAGTTAAGAACCTGCAGCTGGTGACAGAGAACCGTGCACGCATTGTGTGTGGGGGCATCTGGGTGTTTATCTGTATTTCGTCCTCCCCCTTCTTGATGACCGGTCAGCACTTTGACCCATTGACAAATAAAACCAAATGCTTTGAGCCTCCAAAGGGTGGAGCTGTGCAAAAACTGGTCACACTCAACTATTTATCTCTGGTGCTGGGCTTTGCCCTGCCCTTCTTGGTCATCCTGCTCTGTTATGCTGGCATAGTCCGCACCTTAGTGTCGCGCAACAGTTCCACCAGGCGTCAGCAGGACACAGGTAGCAAAGCCATCCGTATGATCGTCATTGTCCTGCTGACCTTCCTGATCAGCTTCATGCCCTACCATGTGCAGCGTAGTGTCCACCTGTCCTTCCTGTCCCGCAAGGACACCGCCTGCTCAGAGAGGGTGGCCATGCAGAAGTCTGTGGTGGTGACACTCTGCCTCGCTGCAGCCAATTCATGCTTTGATCCGCTGCTTTACTTTTTCTCTGGAGAAGGTTTCCGCAGCCGCCTGTCCTCCCTGCGCAAGTCAGTGTCCGGCAACAGCGCGCGGCGCACGGCCCGGCTGCAGCCCAATAGAGGGTCACAGTCCAGGGAGAACCAACAGCTGAAGGCCTAG
- the cysltr1 gene encoding cysteinyl leukotriene receptor 1 isoform X2 translates to MNLTLHMWSQMEPVNQTEWNSTECPSIDDFRNQVYSTAYSLITVLGLVGNGLALVVLIKTYRQSSPFHVYMLNLAVSDILCVMTLPLRVLYYVNKGQWNQGDFLCRISSYALYVNLYCSIYFMAAMSITRFLAIVFPVKNLQLVTENRARIVCGGIWVFICISSSPFLMTGQHFDPLTNKTKCFEPPKGGAVQKLVTLNYLSLVLGFALPFLVILLCYAGIVRTLVSRNSSTRRQQDTGSKAIRMIVIVLLTFLISFMPYHVQRSVHLSFLSRKDTACSERVAMQKSVVVTLCLAAANSCFDPLLYFFSGEGFRSRLSSLRKSVSGNSARRTARLQPNRGSQSRENQQLKA, encoded by the exons ATGAATTTGACG CTGCATATGTGGTCGCAAATGGAGCCAGTGAATCAGACAGAGTGGAACTCTACTGAGTGTCCGTCCATCGATGACTTCCGCAACCAGGTGTACTCCACAGCCTACTCCCTCATCACGGTGTTGGGCCTGGTGGGGAATGGCCTCGCCCTGGTGGTGCTCATTAAAACGTACCGCCAGAGCTCCCCCTTTCATGTCTACATGTTGAACTTGGCTGTGTCTGATATTCTGTGTGTTATGACACTGCCACTGAGAGTTCTCTACTATGTAAACAAGGGCCAGTGGAACCAGGGGGATTTCCTCTGTCGAATCAGCTCCTACGCCCTTTATGTAAACCTCTACTGCAGTATCTACTTCATGGCTGCCATGTCCATCACACGCTTCTTGGCCATTGTGTTCCCAGTTAAGAACCTGCAGCTGGTGACAGAGAACCGTGCACGCATTGTGTGTGGGGGCATCTGGGTGTTTATCTGTATTTCGTCCTCCCCCTTCTTGATGACCGGTCAGCACTTTGACCCATTGACAAATAAAACCAAATGCTTTGAGCCTCCAAAGGGTGGAGCTGTGCAAAAACTGGTCACACTCAACTATTTATCTCTGGTGCTGGGCTTTGCCCTGCCCTTCTTGGTCATCCTGCTCTGTTATGCTGGCATAGTCCGCACCTTAGTGTCGCGCAACAGTTCCACCAGGCGTCAGCAGGACACAGGTAGCAAAGCCATCCGTATGATCGTCATTGTCCTGCTGACCTTCCTGATCAGCTTCATGCCCTACCATGTGCAGCGTAGTGTCCACCTGTCCTTCCTGTCCCGCAAGGACACCGCCTGCTCAGAGAGGGTGGCCATGCAGAAGTCTGTGGTGGTGACACTCTGCCTCGCTGCAGCCAATTCATGCTTTGATCCGCTGCTTTACTTTTTCTCTGGAGAAGGTTTCCGCAGCCGCCTGTCCTCCCTGCGCAAGTCAGTGTCCGGCAACAGCGCGCGGCGCACGGCCCGGCTGCAGCCCAATAGAGGGTCACAGTCCAGGGAGAACCAACAGCTGAAGGCCTAG